One Cucumis sativus cultivar 9930 chromosome 1, Cucumber_9930_V3, whole genome shotgun sequence DNA segment encodes these proteins:
- the LOC101222262 gene encoding LOB domain-containing protein 1 yields the protein MESTDTKSSPTSTLLLSHSPSPSPSPSPPPTVQAHVVVTPCAACKILRRRCTQKCVLAPYFPPSDPLKFTIAHRIFGASNIIKLLLDLPDSQRADAVSSLVYEASARIRDPVYGCAGAICQLQKQINELQAELAKTQAELVNIHCHQTNLVALICKELAQTPPPMSSSSLLPEHRSLDNSFNIVATPQSYQGYTSLFGDSNIWDPLWT from the exons ATGGAGTCTACTGACACAAAATCCAGCCCGACTTCAACTCTTCTCCTTTCTCACTCCCCGTCGCCGTCTCCGTCTCCTTCACCGCCGCCGACTGTTCAGGCCCACGTGGTGGTCACTCCATGTGCGGCCTGCAAGATTCTGCGTCGGAGATGCACACAGAAATGCGTATTGGCGCCTTATTTTCCTCCCTCTGATCCTCTTAAGTTCACCATTGCTCACCGTATCTTTGGCGCTAGCAACATCATCAAATTACTTTTA GATCTTCCTGATTCACAAAGGGCGGATGCAGTGAGTAGTTTAGTATATGAAGCAAGTGCAAGAATTAGAGATCCAGTTTATGGATGTGCAGGGGCCATTTGTCAGCTTCAAAAACAGATAAATGAATTGCAAGCAGAGCTAGCCAAGACACAAGCTGAGCTTGTCAATATCCATTGCCACCAAACCAATTTGGTGGCTCTGATTTGCAAGGAATTAGCCCAAACGCCGCCACCGATGTCATCATCATCGCTACTGCCGGAGCACCGCTCACTTGACAACAGTTTCAACATCGTCGCCACTCCTCAAAGCTACCAAGGGTACACATCTTTGTTTGGGGATAGCAATATTTGGGACCCTCTTTggacatga